One segment of Agrococcus sp. ProA11 DNA contains the following:
- a CDS encoding glutathione peroxidase: MTQTSTTTLGDFTAEALTGGEVSLAEYLGKVVLVVNTASKCGFTPQYEGLEHLYRELGDEGFVVLGFPSDQFGNQEPGTESDIAEFCERNYGVSFPMFAKVDVNGADAHPVFAWLKNEKKGMIGGAIKWNFTKFLIGRDGTPLERYGSAKKPEELRGDIERALRA; the protein is encoded by the coding sequence ATGACGCAGACTTCCACGACCACGCTCGGCGACTTCACGGCCGAGGCACTCACGGGCGGCGAGGTGTCGCTGGCCGAGTACCTCGGCAAGGTGGTGCTGGTCGTGAACACTGCCAGCAAATGCGGGTTCACGCCGCAGTACGAGGGGCTCGAGCATCTCTACCGCGAGCTCGGCGACGAGGGGTTCGTGGTGCTCGGCTTCCCCTCCGACCAGTTCGGCAACCAGGAGCCCGGCACCGAGAGCGACATTGCCGAGTTCTGCGAGCGCAACTACGGCGTCTCGTTCCCGATGTTCGCGAAGGTCGACGTCAACGGTGCCGATGCGCATCCCGTCTTCGCGTGGCTGAAGAACGAGAAGAAGGGGATGATCGGCGGCGCCATCAAGTGGAACTTCACGAAGTTCCTGATCGGCCGCGACGGCACGCCCCTCGAGCGCTACGGCTCGGCGAAGAAGCCCGAGGAGCTGCGCGGCGACATCGAACGGGCGCTGCGGGCCTGA